The following are encoded together in the Lytechinus variegatus isolate NC3 chromosome 19, Lvar_3.0, whole genome shotgun sequence genome:
- the LOC121406006 gene encoding uncharacterized protein LOC121406006, which produces MKMAGCDCRFNVPAIKTSIALFLQTLYALGTLKSIGVYVPQLMVGLGLTPTHIGLSLGLFGAFAFIPGPFITYFYQRLSGGSRWFLVMIGAVLCPLALIAGGFVTNAYQLAFCLSAAGFGSNILSIAIVITLRKQCNENFGIYYGIGKAGYAFGMALVPLVADYLMDLYGWRGSIMMIGALMANVIPFTMMVDINVEGAVNEPQVDASEDQRVQMESEDTEDIDSGSSGLMSDASNRGSEVGASGSVHSPDHHGSNGDGNINEHENEPYDEVDNEEAISDETRLLGESPIRRRQTPVSDNLRRTSSATTRTKSTEMYENACTTLKNSVFNRDRWLIHLMFVTFVYSMVNGTWNGFLIPRAVERGFLTTVAVSFAYSAAVGAFIGRFFGGFILRLNLFSSQEWFLFLTLVNISSLAADIMVDRYGLMIVTSFVSCLTLAERSTLVLVICTERVTQSEFPVILATSEIVFGVGTFIGASLGGYCAYIFQNFNASYVYVAATDAFVFCLMIPPVVAERITNTRRGDR; this is translated from the exons atgaaaatggcaGGTTGTGACTGCCGTTTTAATGTGCCTGCCATCAAAACATCTATAGCCCTGTTCCTACAAACATTGTATGCATTAGGAACACTCAAGTCCATTGGTGTATACGTGCCTCAATTGATGGTTGGTCTTGGTCTAACTCCAACCCATATTGGACTTAGTCTTGGATTATTTGGTGCCTTTGCGTTCATCCCAG GTCCATTTATAACCTATTTCTACCAGCGTCTAAGTGGTGGATCCCGGTGGTTTCTTGTTATGATAGGGGCGGTTCTATGCCCATTGGCCCTCATTGCAGGCGGCTTTGTGACCAACGCCTATCAGTTAGCCTTCTGCCTCTCAGCTGCag GGTTTGGATCCAACATCCTTTCCATCGCAATCGTCATCACGCTCCGGAAACAATGCAACGAAAACTTTGGGATCTACTACGGCATCGGCAAGGCCGGATACGCCTTCGGTATGGCCCTTGTGCCTCTGGTTGCGGATTATCTGATGGATCTGTACGGCTGGAGGGGTTCCATCATGATGATCGGTGCTCTCATGGCCAACGTAATCCCTTTTACCATGATGGTGGATATCAACGTAGAGGGCGCCGTAAACGAACCTCAGGTGGATGCTTCTGAAGATCAACGTGTGCAGATGGAAAGTGAAGACACTGAAGACATTGACAGTGGTAGTTCAGGATTGATGAGTGATGCGTCGAATCGAGGTTCTGAGGTCGGGGCGTCTGGGAGCGTCCACAGCCCTGACCATCATGGCAGTAATGGAGACGGCAATATCAATGAGCATGAGAACGAACCCTATGATGAAGTCGACAATGAAGAGGCAATTAGCGACGAAACAAGATTGCTAGGGGAGTCGCCTATTCGGCGAAGGCAAACTCCGGTATCAGATAATCTTCGGAGGACTAGTAGCGCCACAACGCGGACGAAAAGTACGGAAATGTACGAAAACGCTTGTACGACTCTCAAGAATTCTGTGTTCAACCGTGATCGCTGGCTGATCCATTTAATGTTCGTCACCTTCGTCTATTCCATGGTGAATGGAACTTGGAACGGCTTCTTGATTCCTCGCGCGGTCGAACGAGGCTTCCTTACAACAGTAGCCGTGTCATTTGCCTATTCCGCAGCGGTAGGGGCATTCATTGGCCGCTTCTTCGGGGGCTTCATCTTGCGACTGAACCTCTTCTCGTCACAAGAATGGTTCCTCTTCTTGACTCTCGTCAACATCTCGTCGCTCGCGGCAGATATTATGGTGGATAGGTACGGTTTAATGATTGTGACATCGTTTGTAAGTTGCCTGACCCTTGCCGAAAGAAGTACTCTGGTCTTGGTGATCTGCACGGAGAGGGTGACCCAGTCGGAGTTTCCGGTGATCCTCGCGACGTCAGAGATTGTCTTCGGGGTCGGGACATTCATTGGAGCTTCTCTGGGAG